One stretch of bacterium DNA includes these proteins:
- a CDS encoding helix-turn-helix domain-containing protein, producing the protein MADIPSRYVRKLTVKEKQEIDRLCRKGASGISLRAFIIRLSSQKVPIPEICRLTGLSRQTVYFWLNRFDDFGVSGLEDEPRSGRPIKFNHATCKRIVRIATSKPKDIGLHFTNWTLPKLKNYLIKSKTVPYICIESLRTCLRKGGLTLKTAQKWMISRDPQFNIKKTN; encoded by the coding sequence ATGGCTGATATACCAAGTCGTTATGTTCGTAAATTGACAGTAAAAGAAAAACAGGAAATAGACCGTTTATGTCGCAAAGGAGCATCAGGAATTTCGTTAAGAGCATTTATTATTCGATTGTCTTCACAGAAAGTACCAATCCCAGAAATATGCAGATTGACAGGGCTTTCTCGTCAAACTGTCTACTTCTGGTTAAATCGTTTCGACGATTTTGGGGTTTCTGGTTTGGAAGACGAACCTCGTTCTGGCCGTCCTATAAAGTTCAACCATGCAACTTGCAAAAGAATCGTGCGAATTGCTACTTCCAAGCCAAAAGATATAGGACTGCATTTCACAAATTGGACTTTACCAAAATTGAAAAATTATCTTATCAAATCAAAAACAGTTCCTTATATCTGCATAGAAAGTTTACGCACTTGTTTACGTAAAGGTGGTCTAACTCTGAAAACTGCTCAGAAGTGGATGATATCAAGAGATCCGCAGTTCAATATAAAAAAAACGAATTGA